Part of the Pseudomonas baltica genome is shown below.
ACGAAGCGCATTGGCGGGGGGGGAGGCGGCGGCGGCTTTTGATTGCTCATGCTTGGTAAGCTCCTGCTGGTGGGTGTAGAACGGAACGAATGACAACACCGAGAGAATCATGGTGAGGGTTACGTAATTCGATAACGAAACGAGTTTCGCACCGCGTTTATCGTTGTTCACCGTGTTAACGGTTGCCCCCTCAATGTAGTAGCTCAGAATGATCGCCTTGAAGTAGGTTTCTGCGTCATCGTCATTTTCTCCATGAACTGCGAAATGAGCCGTTGCCTCTGCTCTGTACCTCTCCAGCTCGGCCAACGTGGGCATCCCCCTGTCGAAGTCACGCAGTTGCCATGAAGAACGAAAGTAGTATGCGCCACAAAGCAGGCACAGAACGGCGCACAGGTACAAAATCCAAAATGCGACGCCAGCAAAACCGTCCTCTGAGCTTGGTGCTTTGCCCAGCATGTAGGAGAGAAATGAGAGTAGTACGCCTAGTATCGCAAGGGGGAGATTGAGTCTGGAGATGAGTTTTTCTTTGCGCTCAAGCTCGTAAAAATAGATTTTCTCGTAAAAAGCAAACCGTCCTGCGTCGTCCATGCAACCTTCCTTCTGACCCAGAGTGCACTGGCTCAATCATACTGTCAGCTGCCCAGAGCAGGAGCAACCAAACCAAGCCACAGGAGCTCAGAAGAAAAACTTCGGCGCCTGAGTGACGTTATCGTTGCTGAACCCTGCCAGGCTGGTTTCATGAGTTCCAATATTTTTGGACTGTGCTCCTAGCAAGCCCAAGCTTTTCCGCGATTGTTTTCCTGTCCAGGCCTTGCGCCTTCAGGGCTTTGACGCTTTCCGCATTCAAGGGCCGCCTAGGCTTTCCTTGAGAGCGCTTGACAAGCTTACCCTCGCTGAATTGTTCCTCTACCAACGCCCACCCTCCGGTCTCTTCGAATTCCCTGACTTTTAGGGCGGTACGCTGCAAAACCTCCGACGGAAGCTCATCGCCCTGGGCTGCAATGGCCAAGGCAACCATCGTCAGTAGATCGTGACCGAGGTATTCAGCGATTTCATCGAGCTTCTCCAGCGTCGGATTTGCTCGTGCTTGCTCAAGCATTCCAACGTAAGTCCTGTGGGTTGCCCCTGCTAGTTCGTCGTAGCTCAAGCCTTGATGAGCACGCGCTCCACGCAACGCCGCCGCTAGGGCCTCTTTCAGCTGCATGAACCATACCCCCAAAACTGAGGATAGAGCCACGGCTGGCGTGTTCCGATAAACAGATCATAATGATATTATA
Proteins encoded:
- a CDS encoding helix-turn-helix domain-containing protein, encoding MQLKEALAAALRGARAHQGLSYDELAGATHRTYVGMLEQARANPTLEKLDEIAEYLGHDLLTMVALAIAAQGDELPSEVLQRTALKVREFEETGGWALVEEQFSEGKLVKRSQGKPRRPLNAESVKALKAQGLDRKTIAEKLGLARSTVQKYWNS